A DNA window from Coffea arabica cultivar ET-39 chromosome 6c, Coffea Arabica ET-39 HiFi, whole genome shotgun sequence contains the following coding sequences:
- the LOC113693405 gene encoding F-box protein At5g07610-like: MFPDEGGSPATDPLAGHPFEAEETLLRSSTAWPLAGKSRFSLSPDSSNTLKNPPQDCSHISAAGIVVAHNEDLLTQILLCLPPKSLIRFQCVSRGWLSIISNPSFRRLYCGSSNTRALILFRKIWRKCPELNFISFSDEYASSMETAISHLSSNFFTEGEITDLHSCNGLVAVVLKLSNGSREFAVYNPTTSQHRLIPQLNLLENRHPFVALNIAFDPLKSDHYKLVCVWLGPPTMRIMNVNYGFSIYESETGTWRDSGDIFEIDFAHSPTHFRNGVLWNGCLNWITHWKDIVCFDLDKEDVNFTLPSPPVSMKHSEIWYFGESVGCMYFIDINNPGEMLFDVFELASGCSEWVLKYHLNLAPLTILYPSMVDEEFNHSDDWRCRFSLTYFVEDENEKKARLVISLLGKVILYDIDDMVVEVLAEVGPTDTDDGCRDNLNEWRDAYPIMKTLACV; the protein is encoded by the coding sequence ATGTTTCCCGACGAGGGCGGTTCTCCCGCCACGGACCCGTTGGCTGGGCACCCATTTGAAGCCGAAGAAACCCTCCTCCGCTCCTCTACTGCTTGGCCGCTTGCCGGTAAATCAAGATTCAGCCTCTCACCTGATTCCTCAAACACCCTCAAAAACCCACCTCAAGATTGCTCTCATATATCAGCAGCAGGGATCGTCGTAGCCCACAATGAAGATCTCTTGACACAAATTTTACTTTGtttacctccaaaatccctCATCCGCTTCCAATGTGTCTCCAGAGGATGGCTCTCGATCATTTCTAACCCCTCTTTCCGCCGTCTCTACTGTGGCAGCAGCAACACTCGAGCCCTCATTTTGTTCCGCAAAATATGGCGGAAATGCCCGGAGCTCAATTTCATCTCTTTCTCCGACGAGTATGCAAGTTCAATGGAAACTGCCATCTCCCACTTAAGTAGTAATTTCTTTACTGAAGGTGAAATTACGGATTTACATTCTTGTAATGGGTTAGTAGCTGTTGTGTTAAAATTGAGCAATGGTAGTCGAGAATTTGCTGTGTACAACCCCACAACTAGTCAGCACAGGCTTATCCCACAGCTCAATCTTTTGGAAAATAGGCATCCCTTTGTGGCTCTGAATATTGCATTTGATCCTTTAAAATCTGATCACTATAAATTGGTGTGTGTTTGGTTGGGACCCCCCACGATGAGAATCATGAATGTTAATTATGGATTCTCTATATATGAATCAGAAACTGGGACTTGGAGGGACAGTGGGGACATTTTTGAGATAGATTTTGCTCATTCACCTACGCATTTCAGGAACGGTGTGTTATGGAATGGCTGTCTTAATTGGATTACTCATTGGAAGGATATCGTTTGTTTTGATTTAGATAAAGAAGACGTTAACTTCACATTGCCTTCTCCTCCTGTCTCAATGAAGCACTCTGAAATTTGGTACTTTGGTGAGTCTGTTGGATGTATGTACTTTATTGATATTAACAACCCTGGAGAAATGTTGTTTGATGTTTTTGAGTTGGCAAGTGGATGTTCTGAGTGGGTTCTGAAGTACCATCTTAATCTTGCTCCTCTAACTATTTTATACCCCTCAATGGTGGATGAAGAGTTCAATCACTCTGATGATTGGCGATGTAGATTTTCGTTAACTTATTTTGTTGAGGATGAGAATGAAAAGAAGGCGAGGCTAGTGATATCTCTTCTGGGCAAAGTAATTTTGTATGACATCGATGACATGGTCGTTGAGGTGCTCGCTGAAGTAGGGCCAACAGATACTGATGATGGCTGTAGAGATAACTTGAATGAGTGGAGGGATGCCTACCCTATTATGAAGACGCTCGCCTGTGTTTGA